A stretch of Lathyrus oleraceus cultivar Zhongwan6 chromosome 6, CAAS_Psat_ZW6_1.0, whole genome shotgun sequence DNA encodes these proteins:
- the LOC127095968 gene encoding uncharacterized protein LOC127095968: MAIRAKDYYEPDPEEGPKPGSRWGLVFDGASNAYGHGVEAIIITPRGSHIRFTARLCFNCTNNMAEYETCIIGLEEAINLGIKILNVFGDSILVIKQIKGEWETRYPSLIPYKDYARRLFPFFDKVNFHHIPREDNQMTDALATLSSMYWVNFHNEAPQIRIKRLDMPANMFTVEVEVDNKPWYHDIKYFLQNQEYPVGASGKDN; this comes from the coding sequence ATGGCCATTAGAGCTAAAGATTATTATGAACCAGATCCCGAGGAAGGACCAAAACCTGGATCCCGATGGGGCttggtatttgatggagcttctaatgcATATGGTCATGGAGTCGAAGCAATTATAATCACTCCTCGAGGTTCTCATATTCGTTTTACCGCAAGATTATGTTTTAAttgtacaaataatatggcagaatatgagaCATGCATCATTGGCCTTGAAGAAGCTATTAATCTTGGGATTAAAATCCTCAATGTCTTTGGGGATTCAATATTGGTTATCAAacaaatcaaaggtgaatgggaaactCGTTATCCGAGTTTGATTCCATACAAAGATTATGCTAGGCGGTTGTTTCCTTTCTTTGACAAAGTCAATTTCCACCACATACCTCGAGAGGATAATCAAATGACAGATGCTTTGGCCACCTTGTCCTCCATGTACTGGGTAAATTTCCACAATGAGGCGCCTCAAATTAGGATCAAACGTCTGGACATGCCCGCCAATATGTTTACAGTAGAAGTGGAAGTAGACAATAAAccatggtatcatgatatcaagtaTTTCCTCCAAAATCAAGAATACCCAGTTGGGGCATCCGGTAAAGATAATTAA